The following proteins come from a genomic window of Geomonas sp. RF6:
- a CDS encoding SAM-dependent methyltransferase, producing MDIPRIFNITESAHRIHNPFTPEKLATLGAALRLETGTRVLDLGSGSGEMLCTWARDYGVIGTGIDMSQLFTEQAKLRAEELGVADQVKFIHGDAAGYVSDDKAGVAACVGATWIAGGVAGTIELLARSLRTGGIILIGEPYWRQLPPTEDVAKRCLANSISDFLMLPELLASFGHLGYDVVEMVLADQDGWDRYEAAKWLTMRRWLEANPDDEFAKDVRAKLTSEPERYAAYTREYLGWGVFALMPQ from the coding sequence CACCGAAAGCGCTCACCGCATCCATAACCCGTTCACACCAGAAAAGCTCGCCACTCTCGGCGCGGCGCTGCGTCTGGAAACGGGGACCCGAGTGCTCGACCTCGGCAGCGGTTCGGGGGAGATGCTGTGCACTTGGGCACGCGATTACGGAGTCATCGGCACCGGCATCGACATGAGCCAGTTGTTCACCGAGCAAGCGAAACTTCGCGCTGAAGAACTCGGCGTCGCGGATCAAGTCAAGTTCATCCATGGCGATGCTGCAGGCTACGTCTCGGACGACAAGGCCGGTGTGGCAGCCTGTGTCGGTGCCACTTGGATCGCCGGGGGGGTCGCCGGCACTATCGAGCTTCTGGCGCGGAGCCTACGCACCGGAGGGATCATCCTCATCGGCGAGCCCTACTGGCGGCAGTTACCGCCGACGGAAGATGTTGCCAAGAGGTGTCTTGCCAACTCAATCTCCGACTTTCTCATGCTTCCAGAACTTCTCGCGTCTTTCGGCCACCTTGGCTACGACGTCGTTGAAATGGTTCTGGCTGACCAAGACGGCTGGGACAGATACGAGGCCGCCAAATGGCTCACCATGCGCCGATGGCTTGAAGCCAATCCCGACGACGAGTTTGCCAAAGATGTTCGAGCCAAACTGACCTCGGAACCCGAGCGCTACGCCGCTTACACGCGTGAATACCTGGGGTGGGGTGTGTTCGCGCTGATGCCGCAGTGA
- a CDS encoding LexA family protein: MTPKQKKVLDFISRYRERQGYQPTQQEIARGCGFESLGTVQHYLRVLERDGHLSR, from the coding sequence TTGACGCCTAAGCAGAAGAAGGTCCTTGATTTTATCAGCCGTTACCGCGAGAGGCAGGGGTATCAGCCTACGCAGCAGGAGATCGCTCGGGGGTGCGGGTTTGAGAGCCTTGGGACGGTACAGCATTACCTGCGGGTGCTGGAGCGGGACGGGCACCTTTCGCGGTAG